The genomic segment CGGATGCACATGTCGTTGGCCCATGTATTCTTGACAGCGTTCCATTTCATGGCTTCGCTTTCTGTCATACGGTTTTGGTCATCATACTTATAATTGTACTTCATATAGTTGGCAAGTGTACTGCCGTCCATTTTGTAAACAGTTTCAGCGACCTTCATACCATTTACTTCTTCCGAATTGTAAATGAGGTTACTTTTATTGTCTGCTGATACATTCATTCCACATACAAAAAGAAAAGAGAACAGAATCAAAGTTTTTAAAGTTTTCATGGTTTTATGTTTTTAGAGTTATACTTACTATTTTCTATCAATATGTCATTGATTACGCTGCAAATGTACGCAATAAATTGACATAAATATAATAATCGGGATTTATTTTATCAATATGTCAGAATATGTACAGGAAATATACTTTCTTTTTGGAAAGATTAATGAATAAAAAATATCCGGCAGTGAAGATGCCGGATATTCTGATGAGCAAACTGTATTTTAAAGCAATCACTTCTGTTGCTTTCTGATTGTAAGTTAAATAAAGTTATAGACCGGATTAGTGTGCTTCCAACCAGTTTTTCCCCCAGCCAAAATCAGCTTTTAAGGGTACCAGCATGCGATATGCCCGTTCCATTTCTTCGATTACAATTTTTTGTATAATCTCTTTTTCTGCCTCAGGAACACTGAAATTTAGTTCGTCATGGACCTGTAAAATCATCTTTGCTTTCAGATTGTTACTTTGAATGCGTTGATAGATGAGCGACATGGCTACTTTGATGATATCGGCAGCACTTCCCTGAATAGGGGCGTTGATTGCATTACGCTCTGCATAACCGCGTACTACGGCGTTTCGGGAGTTGATGTCCGGCAGGAAGCGCTTGCGGTGGAAGATGGTTTCCACATATCCGTTTTCGCGTGCCACCTGAATGCTTTTGTCCATATATTCCTTGATTTGCGGATAGGTTTCAAAATATCCGTCTATCAGTTCTTTGGCTTCCTGACGGGAAACATTCATACGTTCTGCCAGCCCGAAGACAGAGATACCGTATATAATACCAAAATTGGCGGTTTTAGCCTTACGGCGCATATCGGTGGTTACTTCGCTGATATCCACCTTGTATATTTTGGCAGCGGTGGCCGCATGGATGTCATATCCGCTGAGGAAAGCGTCAATCATATTTCTGTCCTGACTCAGATGTGCCATAATACGCAGTTCAATCTGTGAGTAGTCGGCGGAGAAGAACTCGCACCCGTCATCAGGAATAAAGGCTTTACGGATTTCCTTACCGTCTTCATCGCGAATGGGGATGTTCTGCAAGTTAGGATTGCTGGAACTGAGCCGGCCGGTGGCGGTTACTGCCTGGTTGAAAGAGGTATGGATGCGGCCTGTACGCGGATTTATCAGTTGGGGCAATGCATCGATATAGGTGCTCAACAGTTTCTTCAGCCCGCGGTATTCGAGTATCTTGCCAATGATTGCATGTTTGTTGCGCAGACTTTCGAGTACTTCTTCCGAGGTAACATACTGGCCGGTTTTGGTCTTTTTGGCTTTTTCTACGATTTTGAGTTTGTCGAACAGCACTTCACCTACTTGCTTGGGAGAGGCGATGTTGAAAGTTTCACCATTTGCCAGTGCATAGATTTCTTTTTCGATTTCCTGCAGGCGGAGAGTGAAATGTTCGGACGATTGCTTGAGAGCTTCTGTATCGATGCGTACTCCGTTGCTTTCAATGTTGACAAGTACCGGTACGAGTGGCATTTCAATCTCATAAAAGAGATGTTCGGCAGATTGCTTTTTCAGTTCCTTTTCAAGTACGTTCTTCAACTTTAGAGTGACGTCCGCATCTTCGCAAGCGTAGCGGTACACGTCTTCCGGTGGAAGGTCACGCATGCTTTTCTGGTTCTTTCCTCTGCTTCCGATGAGTTCATCTATGTGGATTGTCCGATAGCGCAGGTAGATTTCGGCAAGGTAGTCCATGTTGTGACGGAGTTCCGGTTGCAATACGTAATGGGCGAGCATGGTGTCGAAAAGTTTTCCCTTCACCTGCACTCCGTAGTTTTGAAGGACAATCATGTCGTATTTGATGTTTTGTCCCACCTTCATGGAATTTTCATTTTCATAAAGCGGGCGGAATTCATTTACGATTTTTAATGCTTCGTCACGATTTGCCGGAACAGGGACGTAATAAGCCCGGTTTTCGGCATTACTGAAACTCATTCCTACCAGTTCTGCCTCCATTGGTTCGGTTCCGGTAGTTTCAGTATCTATTGAGAGAATTTCTGTTGTAAGTAACTTTTGAATAATTTCGCTTCTTTTTTCTTCTGTATCAATGAGTTGATAGTCTACATCAAGCATTTCTAAGTGCGTGAGATTTGAATTTTCCGCGTTGTCTGTGCCGTTGTCTGCAAAATTTGCAAACAAATCGCCTTGAACAGGACCGTTGTTTTCAGGAGTTGGACTATCGACTGGACGAGCAAACAAGGTTCCGGCATAAAGGTCGGGTGAAACGGAGTTGGAAGAAGAGGAGAGGGGAGCACCTGATTTTTTCAGAACGCGGTCAATGAGAGTGCGAAACTCCAGTTCCTCGAAAATCTTGCGAAGCTTCTCTTCATCAGGTTCTTCGCGAACGAGTGTTGTCATGTCGAGCTTAATGGGTACATCGACTTTAATGGTTGCAAGGAATTTGGAGAAAGTAATCATTTCCCGGTTGGCTTCCACTTTGGTCTTCAGTGCGCCTTTCAGTTGATCGGTGTGGGCAAGCAGGTTTTCGATGCTGCCAAATTCCGCAACTAACTTCTGTGCGGTTTTCTCTCCCACACCCGGACAGCCGGGAATGTTATCGGAAGAGTCGCCCATCAATCCCAACATATCGATGACCTGCTCTGTGGAGCGGATATTGAATTTGGCTTTTATCTCATCGATGCCCATGACCTCGAATCCGCCGCTGTGTTTGGGACGATACATGAATACATTGTCCGATACCAACTGCCCATAGTCTTTATCGGGAGTCATCATATAGGTGATGATACCTTGTCTTCCGGCTTCTGTGGCAAGTGTACCTATCACATCATCGGCTTCGTAACCGGAGACTTCCAGAATAGGAATACGGTAGGCGCGGATGATATCTTTTATAATAGGTACGGAGAGACGGATGGCTTCGGGAGTTTCTTCCCGCTGCGCTTTATATTGTTCATAAGCCTCGTGGCGGAATGTTGGTCCTGAAGGATCGAAAGCTACCCCTATGTGCGTAGGATTTTCTTTTTTCAGCACTTCTTCGAGAGTGTTTACAAATCCCAAAATGGCAGAAGTGTTGAATCCTTTGGAGTTGATTCGCGGATTTTTGATAAATGCATAATAAGAACGGTATATCAATGCATAAGCGTCAAGCAAGAAAAGTTTATCGGTTGAATTCATAGATTTATCCTTTTTTTCATGGTAAAAGTACAAAAAAATACCGTATTAACTGTTTTATTACTATTTTTGTGCTCAAATAGCGATGTATGGACAGTATATCCCTCATAAAATCCCCGATTTCTGCGGAGTTGGAAGACTTCAAAAAGCATTTTGATACTTGCCTTTCCAGTTCTAATCTTTTGCTGAATAGCGTGATTGCGCATATCCGACAGAAGAATGGGAAGATGATGCGCCCGATTCTGGTTCTGCTTGCTGCAAAGTTGTACAATGAGGTTCGTCCGGCAACACTGCATGCTGCGGTTGCTCTGGAGCTTCTGCACACAGCGAGCTTGGTGCACGATGATGTGGTGGATGAGAGTACCGAACGCCGGGGGCAGCTTTCTGTGAATGCTATCTTTAATAATAAGGTAGCGGTTCTTACGGGTGATTATTTGTTGGCAACGGCTTTGGTGGAAGTGGGGATGACGCGTAATTACGCTATAATTGATCTCGTTTCAAATTTAGGGCAGGATTTGGCAGAAGGGGAGTTGTTGCAACTTTCCAATGTCAGTAACCCTGAATATTCCGAAGAGGTCTATTTTGATGTCATCCGCAAGAAGACAGCCGTATTGTTTGCCGCGTGCATGAAAGCAGGTGCGCTTTCGGTGGGTGTTGACGATGAAAAGGCGGAATATGCGCGTTTGTTTGGTGAGTATATCGGTCTTTGTTTTCAGATTAAAGACGATATATTCGATTATTATGAGAACAAAGAAATCGGTAAACCTACCGGAAATGATATGCTGGAAGGAAAGCTGACATTGCCTGCGCTTTATGTACTCAATTCAACGCAGGACAAGCCGGCGCAGGAGATTGCTGTAAAGGTTAAGAACGGAACGGCGACTGCTGATGAAATAGCCCGATTGATCGAATTTACCAAAGAGCATGGCGGCATTGAGTATGCCACGAAAGTTATGGTGGACTTTAAAGAAAAGGCGCTTTCATTGTTGGCTGCCATGGAAGATACGGATGTTAAGAGAGCGCTTATTTCCTATCTTGATTATGTGATAGAGCGTGAGAAATAATAAAATGATTTATATATGCAGACAGCCTGACAAGAGATCTTGTCAGGCTGTCTGCATTCTACACTAATACTTCTTGTTAAAAGAACTTCATTTCTTCGCCTTTGATTTCCGAGAGTAATAGATTTGCCAAACGGCTGGTTCCCAAACGGAATAATTCATTGTTCAGCCATTCCTCTCCAAGCACTTCTTTCACAATGGTATAGTAAATCAGTGCGTCATTTACACAGTTGATGCCGCCTGCCGGTTTGAAACCAATCTTATTGCCTGTCAACGCATGGTATTCCTTAATGGCCTGGCACATTACGTATGCTGCTTCCGGAGTAGCGGCAGGCTGTTGTTTTCCGGTAGAGGTCTTGATGAAATCAGCTCCGGCATACATGGATAGGATAGAGGCTTTCTTGATGTTTGCTGCCGTTTTCAAAGCTCCCGTCTCCAAGATTACTTTCAGGTGGTGCTCTTTGCAGGTAGCTTTCAGTTCTTGTATTTCATCGCACATGGTTTCATAGTCTCCGCTCAGGAACTTGCCTACAGAGATGACGATGTCTATTTCGTCAGCACCTTCCATAATGGCCATGGCGGTTTCGGCAATTTTTACTTCTATAAAAGTTTGGGAAGAAGGGAAACCTGCTGATACACAGGCAATTTTTACATCTTCTACTTCCAATGTATCTTTTACTACTTCTGCAAAATTGGGATATACACAGATAGCTGCCACGTTTTTCAGGTCGGGAAATTCTTCGTCAAACCGGTTTACTTTTTGAGTAAATTTCATGACGCTTTCATCGCTGTCTGTACTGTTGAGCGTGGTGAGGTCAATGCAATTGAACAGGAATTTCTTTACTTCCGGAGTGTTGTTTGCAGGCACTTTCTCCTCGATTATTTTGGCTACTTCTGCAGCCACTTCCGCATCGTTCAAATTGGTGTTGTACTTTGCCAAAGCAGCATCGTACTTGTTCTGGGTGGATTCATTATTCTCCATGATCAGATAATTTAGG from the Bacteroides eggerthii genome contains:
- the deoC gene encoding deoxyribose-phosphate aldolase, translated to MENNESTQNKYDAALAKYNTNLNDAEVAAEVAKIIEEKVPANNTPEVKKFLFNCIDLTTLNSTDSDESVMKFTQKVNRFDEEFPDLKNVAAICVYPNFAEVVKDTLEVEDVKIACVSAGFPSSQTFIEVKIAETAMAIMEGADEIDIVISVGKFLSGDYETMCDEIQELKATCKEHHLKVILETGALKTAANIKKASILSMYAGADFIKTSTGKQQPAATPEAAYVMCQAIKEYHALTGNKIGFKPAGGINCVNDALIYYTIVKEVLGEEWLNNELFRLGTSRLANLLLSEIKGEEMKFF
- the polA gene encoding DNA polymerase I, with translation MNSTDKLFLLDAYALIYRSYYAFIKNPRINSKGFNTSAILGFVNTLEEVLKKENPTHIGVAFDPSGPTFRHEAYEQYKAQREETPEAIRLSVPIIKDIIRAYRIPILEVSGYEADDVIGTLATEAGRQGIITYMMTPDKDYGQLVSDNVFMYRPKHSGGFEVMGIDEIKAKFNIRSTEQVIDMLGLMGDSSDNIPGCPGVGEKTAQKLVAEFGSIENLLAHTDQLKGALKTKVEANREMITFSKFLATIKVDVPIKLDMTTLVREEPDEEKLRKIFEELEFRTLIDRVLKKSGAPLSSSSNSVSPDLYAGTLFARPVDSPTPENNGPVQGDLFANFADNGTDNAENSNLTHLEMLDVDYQLIDTEEKRSEIIQKLLTTEILSIDTETTGTEPMEAELVGMSFSNAENRAYYVPVPANRDEALKIVNEFRPLYENENSMKVGQNIKYDMIVLQNYGVQVKGKLFDTMLAHYVLQPELRHNMDYLAEIYLRYRTIHIDELIGSRGKNQKSMRDLPPEDVYRYACEDADVTLKLKNVLEKELKKQSAEHLFYEIEMPLVPVLVNIESNGVRIDTEALKQSSEHFTLRLQEIEKEIYALANGETFNIASPKQVGEVLFDKLKIVEKAKKTKTGQYVTSEEVLESLRNKHAIIGKILEYRGLKKLLSTYIDALPQLINPRTGRIHTSFNQAVTATGRLSSSNPNLQNIPIRDEDGKEIRKAFIPDDGCEFFSADYSQIELRIMAHLSQDRNMIDAFLSGYDIHAATAAKIYKVDISEVTTDMRRKAKTANFGIIYGISVFGLAERMNVSRQEAKELIDGYFETYPQIKEYMDKSIQVARENGYVETIFHRKRFLPDINSRNAVVRGYAERNAINAPIQGSAADIIKVAMSLIYQRIQSNNLKAKMILQVHDELNFSVPEAEKEIIQKIVIEEMERAYRMLVPLKADFGWGKNWLEAH
- a CDS encoding polyprenyl synthetase family protein, with the translated sequence MDSISLIKSPISAELEDFKKHFDTCLSSSNLLLNSVIAHIRQKNGKMMRPILVLLAAKLYNEVRPATLHAAVALELLHTASLVHDDVVDESTERRGQLSVNAIFNNKVAVLTGDYLLATALVEVGMTRNYAIIDLVSNLGQDLAEGELLQLSNVSNPEYSEEVYFDVIRKKTAVLFAACMKAGALSVGVDDEKAEYARLFGEYIGLCFQIKDDIFDYYENKEIGKPTGNDMLEGKLTLPALYVLNSTQDKPAQEIAVKVKNGTATADEIARLIEFTKEHGGIEYATKVMVDFKEKALSLLAAMEDTDVKRALISYLDYVIEREK
- a CDS encoding DUF3836 domain-containing protein codes for the protein MKTLKTLILFSFLFVCGMNVSADNKSNLIYNSEEVNGMKVAETVYKMDGSTLANYMKYNYKYDDQNRMTESEAMKWNAVKNTWANDMCIRYAYQGKSVTTTYYKWNNKKGTYVLIPEMTITMDNPNM